The proteins below are encoded in one region of Candidatus Bathyarchaeota archaeon A05DMB-5:
- the mce gene encoding methylmalonyl-CoA epimerase — translation MFAGMDHVGVAVKNLDEAVRVYCDVLGFKLLGVHVLTERKVKVAFLSTGGETQIELLEPLGGDSPVAKFLESRGEGVHHFAVEVDDIKAVLTELKRKGVVLVDDKPREGAEGKKIAFVHPKSTRGVLLELVEKP, via the coding sequence ATGTTTGCTGGAATGGACCATGTTGGTGTTGCAGTGAAGAATTTGGATGAGGCTGTTCGCGTTTACTGTGACGTTTTAGGTTTCAAGCTGTTAGGTGTTCATGTTTTAACTGAGCGAAAGGTTAAGGTGGCGTTTCTTTCCACTGGCGGCGAAACGCAGATTGAGCTTTTGGAGCCTCTTGGCGGCGACAGCCCCGTAGCGAAGTTTCTTGAAAGTCGCGGTGAAGGCGTGCACCATTTTGCTGTAGAAGTCGATGATATTAAAGCGGTTTTGACGGAGCTCAAGCGGAAAGGCGTTGTGCTTGTTGATGATAAACCGCGAGAAGGCGCTGAAGGCAAGAAAATAGCGTTTGTTCACCCGAAAAGCACGCGTGGCGTTTTGTTGGAGCTTGTTGAAAAGCCCTAA
- the accC gene encoding acetyl-CoA carboxylase biotin carboxylase subunit: MFKKILIANRGEIAVRVIRACRELGAKAVAVYSEADADSLHVQYADESYCVGPADPSLSYLKINKIIEVAKKSKCEAIHPGYGFLSQIPAFAKACEEKDIEFIGPSSEVLKKMGSKVEARRTAVKAGVSAIPGSIEPARSADEAVEIAGHVGFPVLVKAVYGGGGKGMRLVTNKREMRQALELTASEAESSFGKREIYVEKFLPRARHIEFQILADKHGKTIHLGERECSLQRRYQKLIEETPSMLMTEKLRKEMGAAAVKIARAVGYVNAGTVEFLVDQEGHYYFLEMNTRLQVEHLITEMATGLDIVKSQIKIAASQKLEYKQSDIALRGHAINCRINAEDPYNNFMPSPGIVSKLQLPGGPGVRVDTHLYVGYPISVFYDPLIAKLAVWGENRREAIQRMKNALNEFLIVGVKTTVPFHKKIMEDEQFLKGDIHINFVDEKIEKLMPKQALEEEEAAAIIAVLADYVERSETRAVIPKREPKAASLWRLAGRTRRLSKAL; this comes from the coding sequence GAAAGCTACTGCGTTGGACCCGCAGACCCCAGCCTGAGCTACCTAAAAATCAACAAAATAATTGAAGTGGCTAAAAAATCAAAATGTGAGGCAATACATCCTGGTTATGGATTTCTTTCTCAGATCCCAGCTTTCGCCAAAGCTTGTGAAGAGAAGGATATAGAATTCATTGGGCCATCCAGTGAAGTTCTAAAGAAAATGGGAAGCAAAGTTGAAGCCCGCAGAACCGCCGTCAAAGCCGGCGTATCCGCTATTCCTGGAAGCATAGAACCCGCCCGAAGCGCGGATGAGGCAGTTGAAATTGCGGGGCATGTGGGATTTCCGGTTCTGGTGAAAGCTGTTTATGGCGGCGGAGGAAAAGGTATGCGTCTGGTGACGAACAAAAGAGAAATGCGGCAAGCGCTGGAACTTACGGCTTCGGAAGCGGAGAGCTCTTTTGGAAAACGCGAAATTTACGTGGAAAAATTTCTTCCAAGGGCGAGGCACATAGAATTTCAAATTTTAGCCGACAAGCATGGAAAAACTATTCATCTCGGCGAACGCGAGTGCTCGCTTCAGAGGAGATACCAAAAGCTTATCGAAGAAACTCCGTCAATGTTGATGACTGAAAAGCTTAGGAAGGAAATGGGAGCGGCTGCAGTAAAAATTGCGAGAGCAGTAGGCTACGTTAATGCTGGCACTGTCGAATTTCTCGTTGACCAAGAGGGACATTATTATTTTTTGGAGATGAACACTAGGCTTCAAGTTGAACACTTGATTACGGAAATGGCTACTGGCTTAGACATTGTAAAGTCGCAAATCAAAATCGCGGCTAGTCAAAAACTTGAATATAAACAAAGCGACATCGCGCTAAGAGGACACGCGATTAACTGTAGAATCAACGCAGAAGACCCATACAACAATTTCATGCCGTCTCCCGGCATCGTATCCAAACTTCAGTTGCCCGGAGGTCCCGGCGTAAGGGTTGACACTCACCTTTATGTTGGCTATCCTATCTCGGTTTTTTATGACCCTCTCATCGCGAAACTTGCAGTTTGGGGAGAAAACCGCAGGGAAGCAATACAACGAATGAAAAACGCGCTGAACGAATTTCTAATAGTAGGTGTGAAAACCACAGTTCCCTTTCACAAAAAAATCATGGAAGACGAACAGTTTCTCAAAGGAGACATTCACATAAACTTTGTTGACGAAAAAATCGAGAAGCTTATGCCAAAACAAGCCTTAGAAGAGGAGGAAGCCGCCGCGATTATTGCAGTTTTAGCCGACTATGTGGAAAGAAGCGAGACTCGCGCGGTCATTCCAAAAAGAGAGCCTAAAGCGGCTTCTTTATGGAGGCTTGCTGGAAGAACAAGGAGGTTGAGTAAGGCGCTTTGA
- a CDS encoding biotin--[acetyl-CoA-carboxylase] ligase — MSAKINLDKLQEGLRTKRFGKRIFFSRSVGSTNEWAKELAVLGAPEGTVAIAQTQTAGRGRLDRVWFSPEGGLWFSVVVKPKLRAAEAVRLVFVAGLAVAEVLRELYGLKVETKWPNDVLVEERKICGVLAEMSTLGEKVNFVVLGVGVNVNFDVRKVFPSEFWESATSLMNELGRKVKLEELFRVLLERLDGVYEQFLKEGFNSVLERWKSYSGFLGKQVVVASETKRLCGLALDVDSEGALVLKLEEGTIKRVFIGDIFPLG, encoded by the coding sequence GTGTCAGCGAAGATAAATTTGGACAAGCTTCAGGAAGGCTTGCGTACAAAACGGTTTGGAAAAAGAATATTTTTCAGTCGTAGTGTTGGCTCGACTAACGAGTGGGCTAAAGAATTAGCCGTGCTTGGCGCTCCGGAAGGAACGGTTGCGATTGCCCAAACTCAGACTGCTGGGCGTGGGCGCTTGGATAGAGTGTGGTTTTCGCCTGAGGGTGGCTTGTGGTTTTCTGTTGTGGTCAAGCCTAAACTTAGGGCTGCAGAAGCGGTTAGGCTTGTTTTTGTGGCTGGTTTGGCTGTGGCTGAAGTTCTGCGGGAGTTGTACGGCTTAAAGGTTGAGACTAAATGGCCTAATGATGTGTTGGTTGAAGAGCGCAAGATTTGTGGTGTATTAGCGGAGATGAGCACGCTTGGCGAAAAAGTCAATTTTGTGGTGCTGGGCGTTGGCGTTAACGTGAATTTTGATGTGAGGAAGGTTTTTCCTAGCGAGTTTTGGGAAAGTGCGACTTCTTTGATGAACGAGCTTGGCAGAAAAGTTAAGTTGGAAGAACTGTTTAGGGTGTTGCTTGAGAGGTTGGACGGTGTTTACGAGCAGTTTTTGAAAGAGGGATTTAATTCGGTTCTGGAAAGATGGAAAAGCTATTCGGGTTTTCTTGGTAAGCAAGTGGTTGTTGCGAGTGAAACTAAAAGGTTATGTGGATTGGCTTTGGATGTTGACAGCGAAGGCGCTCTGGTTCTCAAACTTGAAGAGGGAACCATAAAACGGGTGTTTATTGGAGATATTTTTCCTTTAGGCTAA
- a CDS encoding methylmalonyl-CoA carboxyltransferase, whose protein sequence is MSSIKEPSVDEKIKLLRELNEQAKLGGGQKRIEEQHAKGKLTARERIELLLDPGSFNELDRFVVHQCTEFGMAEKKFLGDGVVTGYGTIDGRLVYVFSQDFTVFGGSLGEMFAKKVCKLMDLALKTGAPVIGLNDSGGARIQEGVASLAGYGDIFFRNVISSGVIPQISAIMGPCAGGAVYSPALTDFIIMVDKTSHMFITGPDVVKAALGQEVTFEDLGGAMVHSTTSGVAHFIAQNEEQCIQIIKKLLSYLPSNYLEDPPVAEPTDEPNRTDQGLARILPDDPDKPYDAKEVITRVVDNGEFFEVQPLWAQNIVIGFARLNGKTVGIVANQPMHYAGALDINSSMKAGRFIRFCDCFNIPIITFVDVPGFLPGIEQEHGGIIKHGSKLLYAYCEATVPKITTILRKSYGGAYDVMGSKHSGADINYAWPTAEIAVMGPHGAINIIFRKEIAEAKDPEKKRMELVSEYRQKFASPYIAAQKGYIDEVIEPAETRPKLISALESLATKREPRPTRKHGNIPL, encoded by the coding sequence ATGTCAAGCATTAAAGAGCCAAGTGTTGATGAGAAGATTAAGCTTTTACGTGAATTAAACGAACAAGCCAAGCTTGGCGGTGGACAAAAGCGAATTGAAGAGCAACACGCCAAAGGCAAGTTAACCGCTCGCGAACGCATCGAGTTACTGCTTGACCCGGGAAGTTTCAACGAGCTCGACCGTTTCGTGGTTCATCAGTGCACGGAGTTTGGCATGGCTGAAAAGAAGTTTTTAGGCGATGGCGTCGTAACGGGCTACGGCACAATAGACGGCAGGCTCGTTTACGTTTTCAGCCAGGACTTCACTGTTTTCGGCGGTTCGCTTGGTGAGATGTTCGCAAAGAAAGTCTGCAAACTCATGGATTTGGCGTTGAAAACGGGTGCGCCAGTCATAGGTTTAAACGACAGTGGTGGAGCGCGAATTCAAGAAGGCGTTGCAAGTCTCGCTGGTTACGGTGACATATTCTTCCGTAACGTGATAAGTTCCGGCGTTATTCCGCAGATAAGCGCCATTATGGGTCCATGTGCAGGCGGAGCTGTTTATTCGCCAGCCCTAACAGACTTCATAATCATGGTAGACAAAACATCGCACATGTTCATCACTGGTCCAGATGTGGTCAAAGCCGCGCTCGGACAAGAAGTCACATTTGAAGACCTCGGCGGCGCAATGGTACACAGCACAACAAGCGGCGTCGCACATTTTATAGCCCAAAACGAAGAACAGTGCATCCAAATCATAAAGAAGCTTCTGAGCTATCTGCCAAGCAATTATCTAGAAGACCCGCCAGTTGCTGAACCGACAGACGAACCAAACCGCACGGACCAAGGCTTAGCGCGCATTCTTCCAGACGACCCAGACAAACCCTACGACGCAAAAGAAGTAATAACCCGCGTAGTGGACAACGGCGAATTCTTCGAAGTCCAACCTCTGTGGGCGCAAAACATTGTAATCGGCTTTGCGCGTTTGAATGGTAAAACAGTAGGCATTGTTGCTAACCAGCCCATGCATTACGCTGGGGCTTTAGACATAAACAGCAGCATGAAAGCCGGACGCTTCATACGCTTCTGCGACTGCTTCAACATTCCAATAATCACTTTCGTCGACGTGCCAGGCTTCTTACCAGGCATTGAACAGGAGCACGGCGGAATAATCAAACACGGCTCTAAACTATTGTACGCTTACTGCGAAGCCACGGTTCCAAAAATCACGACTATACTGCGCAAATCTTACGGTGGAGCCTACGACGTCATGGGCTCTAAACACAGCGGCGCAGACATAAACTACGCGTGGCCAACAGCCGAAATAGCAGTTATGGGACCACATGGGGCAATAAACATAATCTTCCGCAAAGAAATTGCTGAAGCTAAAGACCCTGAAAAGAAGCGGATGGAACTTGTAAGCGAGTACCGCCAGAAATTCGCAAGCCCTTACATAGCCGCACAGAAAGGCTACA
- a CDS encoding biotin attachment protein, whose product MTLQEVLVNKKPYKIRVLERNGSSFLVEVDGKTFSVVFRNSGQGKAAVLEINGKTFSASVNKGYGGFRQIVIYRKLFDVQFQPKILKEPLAQQEPTLKVVKKPTASLIVEKDAVTAPISGRIVSLKADVGRKIEKGACICVLEAMKMQNLVISHKAGVVREIKVSVGAVVNKGDVLATIS is encoded by the coding sequence TTGACTCTTCAAGAAGTTTTAGTGAACAAAAAGCCATACAAGATTAGGGTTTTGGAGCGAAATGGCAGTAGCTTTTTGGTGGAAGTGGACGGCAAAACTTTTAGTGTTGTGTTCAGAAATTCGGGACAAGGCAAAGCAGCAGTACTGGAGATTAATGGTAAAACTTTTTCAGCCAGTGTGAATAAGGGTTATGGCGGTTTTCGGCAAATCGTGATTTACAGAAAACTTTTCGATGTTCAATTTCAACCTAAAATTTTGAAAGAGCCGCTTGCACAACAAGAGCCTACACTCAAAGTTGTTAAAAAGCCCACGGCGAGTTTGATTGTTGAAAAGGACGCTGTGACTGCTCCTATTTCTGGCAGAATTGTTTCCTTAAAAGCGGATGTAGGAAGAAAAATTGAGAAAGGCGCGTGCATCTGCGTTTTGGAAGCCATGAAAATGCAAAATCTAGTGATTTCGCATAAGGCTGGAGTTGTAAGAGAAATTAAAGTTTCTGTGGGGGCTGTTGTGAATAAGGGAGATGTTTTGGCAACTATTAGTTGA